Within Dictyostelium discoideum AX4 chromosome 4 chromosome, whole genome shotgun sequence, the genomic segment CATCGActgaaatttttgaaattgttcttgttgaattattatttaataaacgTTTTTGAACAGAGTCAATGATATTCATACCTTTTTCAACGTCAGCATCTAAtttaatctttaaaaatcCTGTATATTTACTACCGAAATCAGTTGAATCCATAATTTCCTCCATTGTTGGACACATTGAAATTGTATAATAAAATGGTTTCAATGATTCACTCTCTggaatattaattaatttataaattggttgttttaaaaatttacccCAACCATCTAACAATGCCATTTCAATTGCACATCTTGAAGCATAGGAATAATCTTTACTATTCTCTTTACAATTATCTAaacattcaaataaaaattgataaacacTTTGTTGATAATCACCATTCATTTCTTTtcttaattctttaaaatattctttttgtgaaattttattaaatgcaTCATAATGATATGattcttcttgttgttgttgttgttgtttttgtttttcatcaatttctttaatccAACTATTAAAATAAGTTTCAATATCATTGTAATCTGCTAAATAACATAATGGTTTCTTTGGTGGTAAACCACATTCTCCAAATCCTCTAATATCCTCtactttaatttcaattaatgcattggttcttgttgttgttactgAATGTGCTgttctaaatttaatgaaaaaagtgttaaatgaaataaaatattaaaatataaaaataaaatttaataaaaataaaatcttacCCAAATGGATTTCttagatttaatttatattgtttaattgataattcaacatttattttatttttaaataaaaatttcaacatttttGTCATAATTAtggtaaatataaaaaataaaaaaataaaaaaaattaaaaaaaataaaaaatttgatattctgtttttttttttgatcaaaaaattcattttcaatttttttattaaattaacaatATATTCCCTATAGTtgttattgaaaataaagaaacaattacaaaaaatggatgataaataattaaaaataaacttttttaaataaaaaaaaaaaagaaaaaaaaaaaaaaaaaaagtggaaattattttgattggtAGTATTAACCATTGTGTATtattctaaaatttttattatttacatcaaTGAGCAAGCTCCATCATTGGTTAATTCACCctttaaattgttttctATAGATTggggtggtggtggtggtggtgctgAAATTTCACCACTTTTTTTTGTACTATTgctgtagttgttgttgttattattgttattgttattagatgatgaattttcaataatttttttttttaaggggtccaatttctttaaaatattatttgtagcATTACCAATACTAGAATATGTTGTATTGgtgttattattagttgtattattattatttacagtttttaaagattttggaGATTTTGGAGGTTCTTGGTTTTTAACTTGTTGGAGTTGATCATGtttcatttgttgttgtttttttattgctAAATGATTTTGTCCTTCTGTATTTAAAAGATGGAATGAGTTACTTCTTCTCTTTGGTTGATtgctttgttgttgttgttgctgctttGATTgactatcttttttatttacattatcattattattactattactattattacaattattaatggtggtgttggtaccaaaattattaccactactaGTTAAAGTTGGAGAATAATTTCCATTTGGAATTCTAAAagattcaataattaatggATTTTCATAAgctatttgttttaaatcttcaaatGATATTCTCTCTTTTGCATCATTTATGAAATCTTCtttcttttgaaaataacCGGATTTAACTTCATTTGGATAATCCTTTAGAAATGGTTCgaaataaatgaaatgaaCATGGTCAATTAATTCTCTTAATTCACTTCTATTGATGAAATCTTTATGTTCAATtgcaaataatttaaatataaatgttAACTTTTGATCTATATTACCATGTGATaatgttgataatgattcaaccaattctttaaaatttaaaagattatcatcatctttatccattaatttaaacattctatccaataaattattgtttttattttcattgttattattattgctattattattgctattattattattattattattattattattattattattattattattattattattattattataatttaaattccaaTTCCAGTCAGGtaaaaatcttaaaattaattgttgaaattgtaaGAAACCAATACCAGTACCATCAGttgataaatattcaaattcttcttttaaatcttttaatttctctaaaTCGAATTTAGTTGATTTTAGTAGATAACGAAGATCattatcttcttctttttgtttAACTTGTTTCTTTGTAATTTCCCaatgttttgattttaaatcttgAATTCTCTTTTTAGAGAGTACAATACCAATTCTTTTATAggaattttcaattgttttgaaAAGGTCAGGATTAAATGGTCTACCCGATAGAATATCAGTTACTTGACCATGATTCTTTGCCAACatcaatgaatttaaattcatttcaaTTAAACCTAATGCAATCTCTAATAGTACTCTACTACCtctaataatgaaattatccCAAATTATTAATGCACATTGTGCAGGTAATGATACTGtaaataaacataaaaaCCATTCCATTGATAATACTGGTATAATGGCTCCAATATTCTTTAAATGTTGATTCAATTCTGGAAATATCTCTTCCattaaatctaataataCATTTTGATCAACTTGACTTCCTAACATTGTCTTTGTATAATAATCTGTAAGTAATTGATCTGTAATATGTGATAAACACCAAAACACTTGCTCCtctatatatacatatatatatatataaatatacaaatatatatatataaataaatataatttattactattaataattattaattttaaaattataaattataaattataatacaaaccattttcaataatcattaataaaaaaaaagttatataatttaaagattgaCAATAACCAACAGTTGTTGTTTCactaaaaacaaataaaattctttttaatttatctttaaattctGGATCTAATGATTTTGGATGTGTTGGAAATGTTCTCTCTAAATCctataaaaattgaaaaaattaaaaatatattagaataatattataaaatcaatctattaataataataaataaataaaaaacatactgataaaatttcatttttatattttaaattatttatattagaTTTACTACTAGTACTATTAAAAGATtctgttgatgttgataatattaaatcattataacTTGAATTCTTTGgcattgttgttgatgttgatgttgatgttgttgaatatggtgatgatggtgttgaaAATATTTGGAGATCagttaaatcatttgataattcatcTAGAttgaaattttcattttttaataatgaccaataataaccttttttaaaatctaaattatAACAATCCAAGAATATTGTCCAAATTGATTTACGATATTTTGGATGAATACCATGTGATAATAGTTCTCTAAATGATTCTTCATGTGAATATCTTTTTAAGTATCTAAATATATCCTCTTCTGTATGACATGTAGTTTGAATATAGTGTGTCCATTCTTCTAATCTTTCAtcttcattctttttttgttgttttaattctttaattaattctgaaTTCTCTGAATACCTATACTCAAATCCATATTCATCTATAAATATATCTTGATCAATTATAATATCTGTATCTTCTTCAAAtgtttccatttttttataaaataatttttttttttttttttttttttaaatatataaatttacacaaaaataaaaaaaaaaataaaaaaataaaaaaaagaaaatatatatattatatataaattaaaatttatacatATAGAACAATGAGATAATCTATTTTTGGtggacaaaaaaaaaaaaaaaaaatctttttttttttaacgaAGGGTGAAAACGCcttttaacaaaaataaaaaaaagttaaaaaaataaaaaaaaaataaaaaaataaaaaaaaaaaaacaaaaataaaaaaaaaacaaaaatgaactcctaaattttttttttttttttggcatgatattattttgatcattatttatttatttatttatttatttttttctaaacatgATAATTAAAGTTTACGTTCTTGAGGAGGGTAATATTTCATAccaattattttgaaaatctcTTCCTCTGAATTCACTGGAATAATTTGATCATCTTTTCCAGACTCTTTTGAAAATTTGTTTATACTATATTCAGATAATGTGTACCCTTTTGAAAGAGCAATGGCACGCATTTGTCTATTAAATTCAtctaaattataatttattataatttattaaaaaaaaaaaaaaaaaaaaaaaaatatggaaaataaatattaataattaaattagtttgatataatattttttaaaaagataaataccACTTCCTGTATTGTGTAAAAGACCAAAATAATATGattcaattcttttaaataataataataataataataataataataataataataataataataataataataataataataataatagtaataattgttaatattataaatttaaaatttaaaataaaaaaatagtacatacggaattaatttaaaatcgaTACGTCTTGCAATGTGTgtgttaaaattattattattgttattaatggttttattattattattattattattattattttcactatttttacttgatgttgttgtttttgttgttgttttaggTTTCTTTATGTTTTCTTTCTCtaattttaatgttttcttttttaatattttctttgGAGGCAATCGTTTTGATTCATCCTCAGGTTCAGTTGCATCACTATCATCTTCAAATTCTTCTCCGTCACTTGTTGCATCCtcttcattattactatttatttttttagttgaacaatcatcatcatcatcatcatcattatcattacccTCCTCctctttttcatcatcatcattatctgaATAATGAtcattcttttcttttttacaatcaatattatccaatttaatatttgatggtAATTTACATATACCCATATATTTAAATGGACCTAATGataaatcatcaataatTATTCCAGATTTCTTTAAACTGTCAACAAGTTTTTCTACAATATGAaatgtttcttttttatctttcaTCTTTAATGTGTAATTCGGATGacttaataaaatatcaacaTCACCTGATGATGGTAAACCTCTACGactaattatatatatatatatgtaaaaaaaaaattaaaaaaattaaaaataaaaacaaatatcagttatttatttacctggaatttattattattattattattattattattattattattattattattattattattattattattattattattattattattattattattattattattatatgagAATCTAGTATTgatgtttattttatttaattcatctCTAATGAGATTGTTGAACTCTTATCTTACTTCTTTGATAGATTTATAGTTCGTAACATTTTCTTGATAATTCATCTTTAGGAATATCCAATAAACAAATGACGAAGAAAATGCTACGAGCTATAAAGCTATCAAGGAATTAAGACAAGAgttcaacaataataataaagatgaattaaataaaataaacaccAATGGTAGATTCTCACAtgttatttataatttattattattaattattattattattaattattatttgagattatagtaataataaattatttcaaaaaaaaaaaaaaaaaaaaaaaaaagaaaaagaaaatacaTACTAACTACCACATGTttcataaataatttttttatcaatttttaataatgctTGTCTAACTAATTCTTCAAAttgttcaatttcatttcttGGTACTTTTTGTTCAATctcattaaaatattttaaaccaatttgttgatgatgtgtTAATCTATCTTTAATCTTCcataaatctttaattgattttataccTTCatcataaaatttttgaGCAGCTTTTGGACCAATACCAGAGACTTTTGAAATCTCCCCAATTGATGTTAATGTttcatcttttaattgattattcaatttctttaattcacCTGTATCAATAATTTCTTGGATTTTCTTTGCTATCTTTTTTCCAACTCCATCCaattctaaaataaatatatatatatatatttataaatttattgttaattattatttattattaatagtaagaatggtaaaaaatatatatatatgtatttaCTTTGAGCTTCAATACCAGAAGTAATCTCTTTTGGATGAGCTCTAATTGATTGAGCTGCTTTTCTATATGCTGAATATTTATGTTGTAATCCtttattcttttcaaaaATACTTAATTCTGTTATAATATCTGTTAACTTTTGGTTTTTGTTGCAACCTGTTGAAACTGCCAATGTTGATAATGGttttgttggttttgttattgtttcaattttgtgttgttttttatttacaattttttcatttccactactattttcatcatcatcatcacttgAACGTTctctctttttatttttaattttataatccatttatttgttttggtttttgagtagaaaaaaaaaaaataaataaaaaaaaaaaagaagatttttatttttaaaattttttgagaaaaaaaaaaaataaaataaaattaaaaataaaataaaattaaaaataaaacaaatcaaaatttatttttttttttagaagaaaaacaattattattataattattattttaaatgattattttttatttttatttttattttatttttattttatttttaattataaaatactAAACTTGGGAATATataaaagtattttttataaGCAGTGtcgaaaatattttttggaaGACgaagatttaataataaaccttTTGTACGTTGAACGACAGCACATTGAATGATGACTTTACAATCTTTATCGATTTCAGGATCACGACCATCCATATTGATACGAAGAGCACGATAATTATCGATACGAGCAGGATCTTGAGAGATGATACGTGCATTTTCGACAGAGTTTTCATAGAAAGACAAGAGGAGATCTTTATATTGCTCCAATTTGATTGGAGCACCCAAGTCCTCCAATgtgatattaaatattggATACATTGGATAATCTTGATCGAGGAAAATTAAAGAGGTGAAATTGGATGATCTTGGGTCCATTGCGAATGATTTTGGAATGTGAACGTAGAATTTGAAGATGAAATTATAGAAACGATTGTAAACTGGTGATTCTAAAAATGATGTGCCAATCTTTAAATCGGCTATAAAACGTTCGAATAGTGGTTCCCAAGAGTTTGATTCATTCTCTAAACATGTAAAGACCAATGAGAGATGAATATCTTCAATGGTTACATCGTAGTGGAAATgatgtttattattagtgATGGTAGTTGATTTTTTAGTTTCTTTAACTTGAGGAgtattggttttattttgaaCTTCAACAACTAATGATAAGTTATTTGAAGAGTCTGTATATTCTTGATGTTTagattctttttttgattt encodes:
- a CDS encoding mandelate racemase/muconate lactonizing enzyme domain-containing protein; this translates as MTKMLKFLFKNKINVELSIKQYKLNLRNPFGTAHSVTTTRTNALIEIKVEDIRGFGECGLPPKKPLCYLADYNDIETYFNSWIKEIDEKQKQQQQQQEESYHYDAFNKISQKEYFKELRKEMNGDYQQSVYQFLFECLDNCKENSKDYSYASRCAIEMALLDGWGKFLKQPIYKLINIPESESLKPFYYTISMCPTMEEIMDSTDFGSKYTGFLKIKLDADVEKGMNIIDSVQKRLLNNNSTRTISKISVDANSSWTPSVARKYLEKLSPMADLISMVEQPFPIETLKTVNKDQKIDIQHLNEWVSIKKEYQDKGLLIFADESICTEKDLDGLVQLVHGVNIKLEKTGGIRPGLSTLLKAKELGLKTWIGSMVASSLNVSAAAHLLCSLSDFGGDLDGGLLIDDATQLFENDAFQLLDNGLIKMNSNNYGVGVTLKK
- a CDS encoding RabGAP/TBC domain-containing protein; this translates as METFEEDTDIIIDQDIFIDEYGFEYRYSENSELIKELKQQKKNEDERLEEWTHYIQTTCHTEEDIFRYLKRYSHEESFRELLSHGIHPKYRKSIWTIFLDCYNLDFKKGYYWSLLKNENFNLDELSNDLTDLQIFSTPSSPYSTTSTSTSTTMPKNSSYNDLILSTSTESFNSTSSKSNINNLKYKNEILSDLERTFPTHPKSLDPEFKDKLKRILFVFSETTTVGYCQSLNYITFFLLMIIENEEQVFWCLSHITDQLLTDYYTKTMLGSQVDQNVLLDLMEEIFPELNQHLKNIGAIIPVLSMEWFLCLFTVSLPAQCALIIWDNFIIRGSRVLLEIALGLIEMNLNSLMLAKNHGQVTDILSGRPFNPDLFKTIENSYKRIGIVLSKKRIQDLKSKHWEITKKQVKQKEEDNDLRYLLKSTKFDLEKLKDLKEEFEYLSTDGTGIGFLQFQQLILRFLPDWNWNLNYNNNNNNNNNNNNNNNNNNNNNSNNNSNNNNNENKNNNLLDRMFKLMDKDDDNLLNFKELVESLSTLSHGNIDQKLTFIFKLFAIEHKDFINRSELRELIDHVHFIYFEPFLKDYPNEVKSGYFQKKEDFINDAKERISFEDLKQIAYENPLIIESFRIPNGNYSPTLTSSGNNFGTNTTINNCNNSNSNNNDNVNKKDSQSKQQQQQQSNQPKRRSNSFHLLNTEGQNHLAIKKQQQMKHDQLQQVKNQEPPKSPKSLKTVNNNNTTNNNTNTTYSSIGNATNNILKKLDPLKKKIIENSSSNNNNNNNNNNYSNSTKKSGEISAPPPPPPQSIENNLKGELTNDGACSLM
- the polB gene encoding DNA polymerase X family protein, giving the protein MDYKIKNKKRERSSDDDDENSSGNEKIVNKKQHKIETITKPTKPLSTLAVSTGCNKNQKLTDIITELSIFEKNKGLQHKYSAYRKAAQSIRAHPKEITSGIEAQKLDGVGKKIAKKIQEIIDTGELKKLNNQLKDETLTSIGEISKVSGIGPKAAQKFYDEGIKSIKDLWKIKDRLTHHQQIGLKYFNEIEQKVPRNEIEQFEELVRQALLKIDKKIIYETCGSYRRGLPSSGDVDILLSHPNYTLKMKDKKETFHIVEKLVDSLKKSGIIIDDLSLGPFKYMGICKLPSNIKLDNIDCKKEKNDHYSDNDDDEKEEEGNDNDDDDDDDCSTKKINSNNEEDATSDGEEFEDDSDATEPEDESKRLPPKKILKKKTLKLEKENIKKPKTTTKTTTSSKNSENNNNNNNNNKTINNNNNNFNTHIARRIDFKLIPIESYYFGLLHNTGSDEFNRQMRAIALSKGYTLSEYSINKFSKESGKDDQIIPVNSEEEIFKIIGMKYYPPQERKL